The sequence below is a genomic window from Patescibacteria group bacterium.
GGTATTGACCTCATTCCCAGAAATTTCGTCAGTCATGACGGAGAAAAAGCCATTTACGTTGATCTGGTTCCGCCTAAGATAAAGGTGGGGTCTAAATACTTACTGGAAATTCCAGAACCGAAAGATCCTTTGACTCATAAAATAGGCATTTTCCGCCATTATTCAAAACTGGGCGTTATGATCGTCTTTCTGGTTCAGCTTTGCCGACTTAAACCGCAGTATTACGAAGTCTACGAAGACGAAATTATCAAGTATTTGGAAAAAATGAAACTTTCCAAAACTGCTGATAAATTCAGAAAACGTCTGGTTAAAACTTCAATTACAGGTACTACAGCTGATGTTCCTGTTATCAAAAATCTCGAATTTGCCGATATTTATGACCTCAGGGAAATTGCCTGTTATTACTGCTACAAAGATCTGATGACTAGAGAAGAGCTCAGATATTTCTTCTCTGATTCCCACTTTCAGGACAAACCCCTGACAAAAAAAGTGGTGAATGAATTAAAAAACCGGCTGATCAAAGCCGTTTCCTAGTTCTTTTACTTTATCCCGGCGCTTCGCTTGCGAAGCGCCTTTTTTATTTAAATAAAAATTCTAATATTTAACTACTCTTTGCATCAGTTTATAATAAGACTGGTGTTTTTCTTTAAATCGACCCAGAATTGGCTCCATATAATCAAGATATTTCTTTTTAACCTGGCATTTCTCAAAATCAAAATATGTTTTATCTAAAACTTTTTCCTCATCAACAGCTTTATTCAATGGAATGTCAGATATTTGTATAGCGTCAGGCTTTTTGGTCCTTTCAATCCGGGCCATCCGCCCAAATTTATCCTCTTTTAACATATGAACCGAGTAATGACCTAAAGAACAAGCGGTGGTGGCATCAATTTTAATGGGCGAGCCAGTTTGCATAAAATTACCCGGAAAAAGAGCTTTGCAGCTGATATTTAATTCTTCTTTTACTTTTTGCATTAGTCCTAAGGCGATAAAATTTTTTCTTTTTACTTTAAAAGTGTCACATTGATTTTGATCAAAGGCTTTTAATTTATCAAACTTGGCTTCTTCAGAGAGTACTACTGTGGCAAAATTACCATTCTCTTTATATTTTTTTTCTATTAAAAACAGAACTTTCTTTAGTTTTACCTTTTTTTCCGGCGGGATTATCACGTCAGCAGATCCATAAGCGCCGGAAGCAGCCAACCAGCCTGACTGACAGCCTAAAACTTCAATAATAAAAACCCGGGAAAGAGTATAAGCGGCGTCAATTTTTATTTCTTCGCAAAAATTAGCTGTATGGTAAGCCGCACTAGGAAATCCGGGTGACCAATAAGTGCCTTGTAAATCATTATCTATAGTTTTGGGAATACCAACAATCTTAACCTTGCTTTTTTTAAATAATTGATTAGCCGCACCCAGGGTATCATCTCCTCCGATAGCAATGACATAGTCAGCCTTATATTGTTTTAATTTATCCAAGACTACTTCCAGTCCCCCGCTTTCACACATGGGATTGGTCCGGCTGGAGCGCAAAAAAGTGCCGCCAATATCTTTAAGGGGTTTAGGATTAAAGGCCGTTAAATTTATGGACTTACCCTTCTCGGTTAAACAAGCCCAGCCATAAAGTCCGCCCAGAATTTTCATTTTTTGCCTTTGAGCTTCCCGGATTACTCCATAAAGAGTAGGATTAAGAGCTGGAGCCAACCCCCCGCCTGTGAAAACCAATAGTTTTTTACCTTTTAAATTATTCATAGATAATTGTCATTATTTTATCATTTCTGCCTGACCTTGGCAATATTTATTTCCTACTTTAATAATCATTTTGACATAAATATAATAGTATTATAACCTATTCAATAAATAAAGCTCTTTTCACTTTAAAATAATGGAGGTAAAAATGAAGACGGCACGTGAATTTCTGGGTATTCCAGATAACCAAAGTTACGAAGTTCTATTGGCTCCCTCAGTTTGTATCGAAGAAACCAAGCAAGGTCCGATCAGTGGCAAATTTTCCAAAATCCCGGTCACTCTTAAAAGAAGGGTTTCCGGCACTTCCCTTAACATTGCCCTGGCTTTAACCCGGGTCTTTGAAAAAAGTGTTAAGCTTTTAGGCTGTGTCTCAGACAATGCCTATGAGCCACATAATGCTTATCTGCAAACACATGTTTCAAATCTGGGCCTTGACTTTCATCCTTTACCGGTTTACAACGACACATCTGTGGCTACTCTAATTATTGATACCGGTCCGGAAAAAAGTGAAGATAATCTAATGCTCTCCACTAAAGGGAAATTAATTAAACCAGAAATAGCTGCTAAAGAAATTAGAAAGCAGATTCAACTTTGCCGGCCTGATATTATTATGGCTACCGGAGTCACGGATAATGACTATCCGATGGTCAAGGTTCTTTTTGAAAAAGAAGAATCATTCCGTATTCTCAATCCCCGTCCTGAGCTGCTTAGACAAATCTCTCTTGATAAAATTAAAGGCATTGACCTTTTAATTATCAATCACGAGGAGCTTTCCGGCTGTTTAGGCCAGGAAATAAAAGCCAATGAAATTAAGCCAAAAGATGTCCTACCCTGTCATAACTTAGGCATTCCCTTCATTATTGTTACTTTAAACCACCACGGCATGATTTTTTCCGGTTCTGAATTAAACTTTTTCAGACCAGCTATTAATCTGGGTCAAGCTATCAGCTCTACCGGTACTGGTGACGCTTTTACCAGCGCGTTTATCGCTGCTGTGCTTGAAGGACTGGACCTGGAAACATGTCTTTTATGGGCCCGAGTTTTTGCCGGCCTAAAAGTGATTCGTACTGGCGGCTCTAATATTCCAACCGCTAAAGAATTCCGAGTCGCTCTTGAAAAAATTTAAAGTTGTAAATTTAATCGCCGCACAAATCTTTCTGTGCGGCTTTTTTTATTAATTGACAAAAAAACAAATTTAACCTATATTACCATAAATGAATTTAAATATTTTTTTATAATGAAAACTTTCCAAATTGTTCTTCTAGCCGCTGGAAAAGGTAAAAGAATGAAAAGCAAAAATACACCAAAAGTCCTTTTCCCCTTAAAAGATAAGCCCCTTATAAAATATATACTTAGAGAAATAAAAAAATCAGGAATATGTCAAAAACCGGTTATTATTGTTGGTTATAAAAGTCAAATGGTAAAAAAAGTCCTGGGCAAAAATTACACTTACGTTTTACAAAAAAAACAACTGGGCACTGGGCACGCTGTCAACTGTGCTAGAAATTTTTTAGAAAATAAAGCAAAGAACATTCTTATACTCTACGGCGATAAACCTTGCATAAAAGCTGATAGTATATTAAAAATTATAAATCGCCATATAAAAAATAATAATATTCTGACCATGGCTACGATTAAAATCCCCGATTATAAAAATTGGCGTGTTGATTTTAAAAGTTTTGGGCGTGTAATTCGTAATAATAAGGGAGAAATTGAGAAAATTGTCGAAAAAAAAGAAGCCACTCCGCAAGAACTTAAAATAAAAGAGGTGTCACCTAGTATTTTCTGTTTTAAGGCTAACTGGCTTTGGGATAATATCCCAAAAATTAAGTTAAGCCCTCAAAATGAATATTATCTGACTGATTTAATTCAGATTATTAAAAAACAAAAAAATAAAATAGATTATGTTAATATTGATCCGATAGAAGGTCTGGGTATTAACAGTCAAAAACAACTAAAAATAGTTTCTCAATTTATTTAAATAATTCGATCTTTAAAAAATTATTTTGTTTCTGAGGAGGTAATGATGTTTTCAAAAACAGCAGTAATGTTTACGGCCTTTAACGATGGCGAAACTATTGGTGATTTGATTAAAAAAGTGATAGAAATTACCAAAGAGAAATCTGACATTTGGGTGATTAATGACGGGTCGAAAGATAACACTTCAAAAATAGCTAAAAAACTAGACTGCTGTTTAGTGGATCTTCCTGAAAATCAGGGAGTCGGGTCAGCTTATAAGGCTGGTTTTTCTGAAATTATTAAGAAAGGAGAAAAGTATAAATACGTTATTAAAATTGATGCTGATGGTCAGCATCAACCGAAATTTATACCAAAAATCATTAGAAATCTAGAAAATGGATTTCAGCTGGTGGTTTGCTCCCGCTTTCATGAGCGTTCCTGCCAAAACAGCACTCCTAAAGACAGAAGTTTTTTAAACTGGCTTTACGCCCGTGAATTAAGCCAGATAATAGGAAGCCGTGTAACAGACGCCCGTTCCGGATTTTTCGGTATTACTCTACCGGTTCTTAAAAAAATTACTCCTAAACTGATCACACCCGGATACGGTATTCCTATGGAAGTTTTACTTCGCACCTGGCAGTTTATAAAGGAGGTAAAAAAGTGGCCAAATTCTTGGCGAGAAGAGATAATTCACCCGGCTATCTATGATTATGCTATTCATAAGAATACCCGTCGCCATAAGATGTACCAAAGCGAAGAATGGCATCATAAAATTGAAAGATTTTTAACCGCTTATACCGCCCTGGTAACAGTACTTTATGATATGGGTTTTAACACCCATGAAATTACCCAAAGGATCTCAAAACAACTGGCTGAACACACCGAATACCTTATTGGGTAAATTTAATCGCCGCACAAATCTCTCTGTGCGGCTTTTTTTATAATTTATAAAATGATAAAATATAGAATATGAAAGAATTTATTACTGACCTTCATTTTCACTCTAAATATTCCCGGGCTGTCTCGCCTAAGATGGACCTGGAGCATTTTTATCAGTGGGGTCTAAAAAAGGGCCTTAATCTATTAGGTACCAGTGATTTTACTCATCCACAATGGTTTTCTGAACTTAAGAAAAAATTAGTGAGGCAAAAAAACGGTTTTTATAGATTAAAAAATACTGACCAAGAAATATATTTTGTACCAAGCGCCGAAATCAGCTGTATTTATAAGAAGAACGGGCAGGGTCGGCGCATTCATATTCTTATCATCGCTCCGGATTTAGAAACAGTTAAAAAAATTAATGTTCAGTTGGGCTGGATTGGTAATTTAAAATCAGACGGCCGGCCAATCCTGGGCTGTGAAGCCAAAGAAATGGCTAAAATTGCCCTAAAAGCTTCAAAAAAATGCCTAGTCATCCCAGCCCATATTTGGACCCCCTGGTTCTCTTTATTCGGTTCTAGGTCCGGTTTTGACCGCTTAGAAGAATGCTTTGAAGAATATTCAAATAAAATCTATGCTATTGAAACCGGGCTTTCCTCGGACCCGCCCATGAATTGGCGGCTTAAACAACTGGATAAAAAGGCCATTGTTTCTTTTTCAGATGCTCACTCACCCAATAACTTGGGCCGGGAAGCTACTGTTTTTGCATTAAAAAATCCTTCTTACGAAAAATTATTTAAAGCCATTAAAAATAACCAAATTGCTTACACTATTGAATTTTTTCCTCAAGAAGGAAAATATCACTGGGACGGACACAGAAAATGTCAGGTTAGGCTTTCACCCCAAGAAACTAAAAAAAATAAAGGCCTCTGTCCAAAATGTGGCCGTAAAGTTACTGTCGGGGTTATGAACCGAGTAGATGAACTAGCTGATCGAAAGGAAAATTATCAGGCCTTAAGCCGTCCCCCTTTTAAATCTTTAGTGCCTTTAAAACAGATTATTAGTCAAGTTTTAGGTATTGGTCCAAAAACCAAGGGTGTGGCTGACGAATATGAAAATTTAATTAAGCAAGGAAAAAATGAATTTAATGTTTTATTGAATCTTAAAATTGAAAAAATAGAAAAAATCTCCACAAGTAAAATTGCTCAAGGCATAAAAAGAATAAGAGAAAAAAAATTAAATATTAAACCCGGCTTTGATGGCCAGTACGGCAAGGTTAAAGTTTTTGCCGATAAAAAAGAAGCCTCAATCGGCCAGGAAAGCTTATTTTAAAATGATAATAGTTTTTGAATACATTTTTTTATTTTCTGCTTTATTACTAATAGCCGCCGTTCTGATTTTTGTTTCCAATCTTTTTTACAATACTATCAGAGTTAAAGTACCTTATATTAAAACATCCCGCTGGGCTATAAAAACAACTCTAAAAGAAATTAATCCTAAAAAAGAAGACAAGGTGGTTGAGTTGGGTTGTGGTAACGCCCGGGTGATCAGAGCCATTAAGAAAAAATATCCTGAAATTAAAGCCAGGGGTTATGAAGTAGCCTGGTGGCCCTATCTTAAAGCTAAACAAAAAATAAAAAAGGATAATTTAAATATTGACTTAATAAGAAAAAATTTTTATAATGTAGACCTTTCAGACTCTGACATAATATTTTGTTTTTTGATTAGTTCGGTAATGCCACGCTTGGAAAAAAAGCTAAAAAAAGAATTGAAGCCAGGAGCCATTGTTATTTCTTATATTTTCACTTTCCCTCACTGGCCAGCTAAAAAAGTGATTAAAAATCCCAAAAGATCCGGAGCCAGTAGAATAAATATTTATCAGAAAACATAAGGTGAGTTGTGCCGAATTGGCCCCACTTCACAGTGGTTTCGCAGGATAAATAAGGCACCGCTCTCCCTACATCACTTGCAAGGCCAGGTGACATCGTGTAGTCGAATAACAAGGCGAAAAATTATCATAAATTTATGAGTTATATTGTCTATATTCTACTTTTATCCAATAAACAATTATAGACCGGTTTTACTAAAAATTTGAATCAAAGAATTAAACAACATAAAAATGGTGCGGTTAAATCAACGGCAAAAGACAACCAATAAAATTAATTCATTACGAAGTGTATGCCAAAGAATCAGGGGCCAGACAAAGAGAAAAATATTTAAAGACAACAGAAGGTAAAAGACTTTTAAAAATGCGGATTAGAAATTTATCAAAGGAATTACAATAGTAATCCGCAGTGCGGAGGGGTGCCGGAGTGGTTGAACGGGCCGCTCTCGAAAAGCGGTAAGCCCTTACGGGTTTCGTGAGTTCGAATCTCACCCCCTCCGCACTGCGGAAGATATTTTTTGCCTCTGCCAATAAATAAAAAATATGCCTGAATATAATCTAGAAGTTAATAAAAATGACCAAATTATTGGCAAAAGACCAAGAAAAGATTTTTATACTGGTCAATATATTCACCGAGCTTCACATTTGATTCTTTTTAATTCTAAAAATCAAATTCTTCTGCAAAAAAGAGTCAAAACAAAAAAATGGTTTCCCAATCTTTATACTTTCTCGGTAGCCGCCACTGTTTCTGAGGAAAGCTATAAGGATTGTTTAAAAAGAGAAATTCCTGAAGAAATCGGGATTTCTATACCCATAAAATTTTTATTCAAATATCCTTTTTTTGATAAAACAGACAAGGCTTTTCACGCCGTTTTTATTAGCAAAAGTGATAAAAAAATTAAACCAGATAAAAGAGAAATTAGTGAAATTATTTGGCTTACGCCACAAAAGCTTAAACAAGACTTAAAAGCAAATCCTAAAAAGTACACGCCCCCTTTTAGAAAAGGTATGGAAATATTTTTTACTCAGTATTATAAAAAATAATTCTCCTACTCCAGAAGAAAAAAGTTAAATATTTCAGTGCTGAAAAGCCGGAAAGAATAATAAACTACACAAAGAGTAAAATAATTAAATTAGAAAAAGCCTTACCTCAACTAAGAGTTCTTTATGGAAAAGCTCGAAACAGACCGACGGTTAGATTCTATCAAGGCAAACAAGAAATGAAATTAATCCTCCATGAATTATTAAAAGAAGCCAAAAAACTTATTGCTTTTAGTTCGGCAAATGACCTTTTTTCCACCTTACCTAATTTTCCAAAATTCGTGAAAAATGAATAAAGAAAAAAATTCCAGTTAGTGTTATTTTACGGGAGTCACCCAAAGCCAGAGAAAGACAAAAATTAGGCCCCAAACAACTACGCCAAGTAAAAATAATTCATGAATTTTGATTATCATGGTAGTATTTTTACATGGAGGAGAAAAATAGCTATATTTTCATTTAAAAAAGATATGGTTGCCATTGTTATTAAAAGTAAAGAACTGGCCAAAATGCAACAAACACTATTTGAGACATTTTGGAATTCTATAAATAAACAAATTTATTATATTCTGTTATAATTATAATATGCTCACCTTCGAACAAATTGAAAAAGAAATTAATAAAATCAAAGAAAGAAACGCCAAATTAGAAAAAGACAAGGCCTGGGAAACTAGCTGGACTAGAAGAATAATTATTTTTTTATACTATAAGTATTAAAAATTAGAATAATATTTAAAGTTTTATAATTTTGCTTGTAAATTAATGAAAAAAATACATACATCCAAAATTTATATTAGTAAAAAAAAGTTTATAAATAATTATAAATTTATAAAAAGGGTAGTTGGTAAAAATGTTCGTATTTCTTCAGTGGTTAAAGGCGATGCTTACGGACATGGCATGAAACAAATAGTACCTTTAGCTGAAGAACAAGGCATTAATCATTTTGCTGTTTTTGCTGCTTTTGAAGCTAAAAAATTATTAAAAATATGTCGCCAAAGTAGTCAGATAATGATTATGGGTATGATTAGTAATAAACAGTTGCCCTGGGCTATTAAAAATGGTATTGAATTTTTTATTTTTGAATTCAATCGTTTGCAAGCTGCTTGTAAAATGGCAAAAAAAATGAAAAAACCAGCTAAGATTCATATTGAAGTTGAAACTGGCTTAAATCGTACTGGCTTTGATTTTAAAGATTTAGATAAATTATTAAAATTTTTAAAGAAAAATAAAAAACACTTTAATATCATAGGACTTTGTACGCATTATGCTGGTGCTGAAAGCATTATTAATTATTATCGTATAAAGAAACAAATAGCTAAATATAATGTTATTTATAAAAAATTTATTAAAGCCGATATAGATATAAAGTATAGACATACCGCTTGTTCAGCTGCGGCTATTAATTATAAACAAACTAGAATGGATATGGTTAGAGTGGGTATTATTCAATTTGGTTTATGGCCTAGTGATGAAACTTTAATAAATTATTTAAGTAAGCGAAAAAGAAAAATAAATCCCTTGCAACCTATATTAAGTTGGAAAACTAAAATATTAAATACTAAAGTGGTTAAGGCGGGTGATTTTATTGGTTATGGCGATACTTTTATGGCTAATAAAAATATGAAAATAGCCACTATGCCAGTAGGTTATGCTTGTGGTTATAGTTGTTCTTTAAGTAATCGTGGTAATATATTAATCAATGGAAAACGAGCTAATATTATTGGTAAAGTAAATATGAATTTATCAATTGTTAATATTACTCATATTCCTGAGGTTAAAAAAGGCGATGAAGTGGTGTTAATTGGCCAACAGGACAATGATGAAATCCATTTAACTTCTTTTAGAGATATTTATAATAGTTTAAATTACGAATTATTAACTCGACTTCCTTTTGCTATTCCTAGAATAATTATAGATTAACCATATTATATGAAAAAACTATTAAAAGAACATTTACATGGATTAGAAATACCTGCTTAATTAATAATCCAATTTACTTAAATGAGATATTCCCTTATAGATCTATTTCGAACAATCGCTATTGTCTTAGTTTTTTTCTTTCATATCTCTATAGAAATAAATCCAATCTGGGGTCGAGTATTTATTAATTTTGGTAATATCTATCGCTTTAATACAGGTGATCTAGGCATAGCTATATTTATTATTATCTCGGGTCTTTGCCTGACTTTAAGATATAAAAATAAAAAAATAGAATATGTAAAATTTATTACCCAGCGTTTTTTAAAAATATACCCTCCTTTCTTTATAGCCTTAATTATGGGCGTTATTTTTTATTATATTCTACCAGACACCCTACTTCAAGAAGGCTATTATTATTTTCCTCAAATAAATACAGCTGATATTTTTTGTAGTTTAACTGGTTTTTGTAATTTCTTAGGTAGAATCGGTGGTCCATTTTTGGGACCAAGCTGGTTTATTGGTCTAATTATTGTTTTATATCTCCTCTTCCCTTTACTTTTAAAAAAATTTAAAACTAATCCTTACGCTTCACTTTTTATTTTATTTTTAATTTCTTTAATTTTTCGTTATTTATATAATAACTTTCCCCCATTAATCTACAAACTTCAACCCTTTTTTCCTTTAGATTATTTATTTGAATTTGGTTTGGGTATTTATCTTGGTCTGGTAGTAAAAAATAATTTTTGGACCTATTTAAATAAATACAAAAAGCTATCCAGAATATTAATTAGATTAGGACTTTTGTCTTTTCCTTTATTTTTAGTTCACCATCCACTTTTATTTATTGTAAATTCTTTGGAAAAATTGAATGTCAGCTTATTTGTCTCTATTCCCTTATATTTATTAGTCTCAGGTGTTTTTAGTTTCTTGCTCTTTAAAATGATTAAAAAAATTCCAAGGAAAATTTAAGTTTTACAAATCAGCCTAAATTTATTATAATATTAGAGAAGCTTAACCAAAAAAAACAAATGCCAAAGATAACAAAAGCAGTCATACCAGCCGCTGGTTTAGGCAGTCGCTTTCTACCAGTAACTAAAGCCATACCCAAAGAAATGCTGCCTATTGTTGATAAACCTACTATTCAATACGTAGTTGAAGAATTAGCCTCTTCTGGTATTAAAGATATAATAATCGTCACTGACTCTTCTAAAACAGCTATTGAAGATCATTTTGATCATTTAGATTATTTAGAAGAAAAGTTAGCTAAACAGGGCAAAAAAGATAAGGCTAAACAAATCAAAAAAATTGCTGATTTAGGCAATTTTATTTTTATCCGTCAAAAAGGGCCTTATGGCAACGGTACGCCGGCTTTGTGTGCTGAACCACTGGTCAAAAATGAGCCTTTTATTTATATCTGGGGTGATGAATTTATTCACGCTAACCCACCCCGAGTCAAACAAATGCTTGAAGTTTATAAAAAATATAAATGCTCGGTTATTTCTGCCATTAAGGTGGCTAAAAAAGAGGTTTCCCGCTACGGCGTTGCCAAAGTCAAACATATAGAAAAAAATATTCATCAAATAAATGAAATCGTGGAAAAACCGCCTCTTGATAAAGCTCCCTCAAGATTAGCTACTCACGGAGCCTATTTATTGACTCCAACTATATTTAAATTTTTAAAAAAACAAAAAATAGGTCAAGGAGGAGAACTTTGGCTAGTAGACGCTATTAATAAGCTAGCTCAACAAGAAAAAGTTCTGGCTTGTCTTATCAAAAAAGGCCGGTACTACGACATTGGCAATAAACTCGGTTATATTAAAGCTAATATTGAATTTGGTTTGAAACATCCGGAAATTAAAAAAGATTTAAAAAAATACTTAAAAAATATAAAAAGCAATGATTAGTAGAAAATATATAATTCTTGGTATAATCGTTTTAGCTATCCTTGTTCCTATCTTTATTGGCATTTTCTTGAAAGAAGAAGTAAAAATTCCCAAAAGTGTTACTTTAAAATATTGGATTGTTGAAGGCTCAGAAAAAGACTATCAAGATATTGTTAGCGCTTTTAAAAATTATCATCCCTATGTCAAAGTAAGTTTTAGAAAAGTAAAACTGGAAGAATACGAAGACACTTTGATTCAAGCTTGGGCTCGTGATCAAGGTCCGGATATATTTGAGTTGCCTTCAACTTGGTTAAAAAAATATCAGGAATTCATCACTCCCGCACCGGCTGAAATAACTACCGCTTACTATGAAAATAAAAAAGAATTTTTTCGTAATACTGTAGAAATAAAATACCGCACAAAAAGCTCTCCCACTTTAGATAATATAAAAAATAATTATGTTGATATAATTTATGATGATGTAGTTTTAAGCAACAATCGGGGAAAAAGACAAATATACGCCCTGCCTTATAGTATTGATACGTTGGCTGTCTATTATAATAAAGATTTATTAAATAATGCTTATATAGCTCAACCGGCTAAAACTTGGAATGAACTAGTTCAGCAATCTTCAAAGCTAAGTCTCTACGACAATCAAAATAATATTCTCCAGTCCAGTATAGCTTTAGGTCTTTCTTCAAATATTGAGTATCATTATGGAATTCTTTCACTACTAATGATACAAAACGGAGTCAGTATGATTTCTCCCAGCGGAGAAGAAGTTAGTTTTAATAGAAGCCGTGAAACCACCAATTTAGGAGCTTTGGCTTTAGATTTTTACACCAGTTTTACCAATATAAATAAAGAAACTTATTCCTGGAATTCATCACAACCGGAAAGTTTAGATAACTTTACTAGTGGTAAATCAGCTTACTATATTGGTACCCTAGCTGATAAATCAGTAATTGATAAAACAGCTAATTTAAATTATGGTGTAACTGAAATGTTTCATATAAATCCATCTGGTACAGACCGAGTTTTAAATAAAGCCGGTAATCCCGTACAAGTTAATTTTGGCAAATACTGGGTCCATACTGTTGCTAAAAAAACCAAGTCTCTTCAGGAAGCCTGGGATTTAGTCCAGTTTATAGCTCGGGAAAAAAGAAATCGGCAATACCTAGAAAAAACTGGGAAAATTTCCCCCCTAAGAAGTATTCTTAATATACAAAAAGAAGATCCTGATTTAGGGCTTTGGGCCCGCCAAGC
It includes:
- a CDS encoding UTP--glucose-1-phosphate uridylyltransferase encodes the protein MPKITKAVIPAAGLGSRFLPVTKAIPKEMLPIVDKPTIQYVVEELASSGIKDIIIVTDSSKTAIEDHFDHLDYLEEKLAKQGKKDKAKQIKKIADLGNFIFIRQKGPYGNGTPALCAEPLVKNEPFIYIWGDEFIHANPPRVKQMLEVYKKYKCSVISAIKVAKKEVSRYGVAKVKHIEKNIHQINEIVEKPPLDKAPSRLATHGAYLLTPTIFKFLKKQKIGQGGELWLVDAINKLAQQEKVLACLIKKGRYYDIGNKLGYIKANIEFGLKHPEIKKDLKKYLKNIKSND
- a CDS encoding extracellular solute-binding protein; protein product: MISRKYIILGIIVLAILVPIFIGIFLKEEVKIPKSVTLKYWIVEGSEKDYQDIVSAFKNYHPYVKVSFRKVKLEEYEDTLIQAWARDQGPDIFELPSTWLKKYQEFITPAPAEITTAYYENKKEFFRNTVEIKYRTKSSPTLDNIKNNYVDIIYDDVVLSNNRGKRQIYALPYSIDTLAVYYNKDLLNNAYIAQPAKTWNELVQQSSKLSLYDNQNNILQSSIALGLSSNIEYHYGILSLLMIQNGVSMISPSGEEVSFNRSRETTNLGALALDFYTSFTNINKETYSWNSSQPESLDNFTSGKSAYYIGTLADKSVIDKTANLNYGVTEMFHINPSGTDRVLNKAGNPVQVNFGKYWVHTVAKKTKSLQEAWDLVQFIAREKRNRQYLEKTGKISPLRSILNIQKEDPDLGLWARQALTAKNWYTGYDASATKNYFAEMIETVALKNKSSSQALNEAAEKIERTLE